The following coding sequences are from one Streptococcus sp. NPS 308 window:
- the smc gene encoding chromosome segregation protein SMC, which translates to MYLKEIEIQGFKSFADKTKVVFDQGVTAVVGPNGSGKSNITESLRWALGESSVKSLRGGKMPDVIFAGTESRKPLNYASVVVTLDNEDGFIKDAGQEIKVERHIYRSGDSEYRIDGKKVRLRDVHDLFLDTGLGRDSFSIISQGKVEEIFNSKPEERRAIFEEAAGVLKYKTRRKETESKLQQTQDNLDRLEDIIYELDNQIKPLAKQAENARKFLDLDGQRKAIYLDVLVAQIKENKAELELTEEELTQVQELLTSYYQKREELEEENQGLKKKRQDLQAQMSKDQGSLMDLTNLISDLEQKLALSKLESEQVALNQQEAQARLATLEDKRKALSKEKVEKEANLEQLEESLAENNKELNRLEAELLAFSDDPDQMIELLRERFVALLQEEADVSNQLTRIENELENSRQLSQKQADQLEKLKEQLATAKEKASQQKDELETAKEQVQKLLADYQASAKEQEEQKVSYQAQQSQLFDRLDSLKNKQARAQSLENILRNHSNFYAGVKSVLQEKDRLGGIIGAVSEHLTFDVRYQTALEIALGASSQHIIVEDENAATKAIDFLKRNRAGRATFLPLTTIKARTISSQNQDAIASSPGFLGMADDLVSFDKRLEAIFKNLLATTAIFDTVEHASAAARQVRYQVRMVTLDGTELRTGGSYAGGANRQNNSIFIKPELEQLQKEIAKEEADLRSEEASLKTLQDEMAVLAERLEAIKSQGEQARIHEQGLYLSYQQTNQQVEELETLWKLQEEELNRLSEGDWQADKEKCQERLASIASEKQNLEAEIEEIKSNKNAIQERYQNLQEQISQARLLKSELQGQKRYEVTDIERLGKELDSLNLEQKEIQRLLQEKVDNLEKVDTDLLSQQVEEAKTQKANLQQGLIRKQFELDDIEGQLDDIASHLNQARQQNEEWIRKQTRAEAKKEKVSERLRYLQAQLTDQYQISYTEALEKAHVLEDLTLAEQEVKDLEKSIRSLGPVNLDAIDQYEEVHNRLDFLNSQRDDILSAKNLLLETITEMNDEVKERFKSTFEAIRESFKVTFRQMFGGGQADLILTEGDLLTAGVEISVQPPGKKIQSLNLMSGGEKALSALALLFSIIRVKTIPFVILDEVEAALDEANVKRFGDYLNRFDKDSQFIVVTHRKGTMAAADSIYGVTMQESGVSKIVSVKLKDLEETVD; encoded by the coding sequence ATGTATTTAAAGGAGATTGAGATTCAGGGATTCAAGTCCTTTGCTGACAAGACTAAGGTAGTCTTTGACCAAGGTGTGACAGCTGTCGTTGGGCCCAATGGATCTGGAAAGTCAAATATCACAGAAAGTCTGCGATGGGCCTTGGGGGAGTCCAGTGTCAAGAGCCTTCGTGGTGGCAAGATGCCCGATGTCATTTTTGCTGGGACTGAAAGTCGGAAACCATTGAACTATGCTTCTGTTGTCGTAACCTTGGATAATGAAGATGGTTTTATCAAGGATGCGGGGCAGGAAATCAAGGTAGAGCGCCATATCTATCGTAGTGGTGATAGCGAGTATCGGATTGATGGTAAGAAAGTCCGTCTGCGTGATGTACATGACCTCTTCTTGGATACCGGTTTGGGACGGGATTCCTTCTCTATTATTTCCCAAGGGAAGGTTGAGGAGATTTTTAATTCCAAGCCTGAAGAACGCCGTGCCATTTTTGAAGAAGCTGCTGGAGTTTTAAAGTACAAAACTCGAAGAAAAGAAACAGAGAGCAAACTGCAACAAACTCAGGACAACCTAGACCGCTTAGAGGATATTATCTATGAGTTGGACAATCAAATCAAGCCCCTTGCAAAACAAGCCGAGAATGCTCGTAAGTTTCTAGACTTGGATGGTCAACGCAAGGCTATTTACTTGGATGTTTTGGTCGCTCAGATTAAGGAAAACAAGGCTGAACTAGAGCTGACGGAAGAAGAACTAACTCAGGTTCAGGAACTTTTGACTAGTTATTATCAAAAGCGTGAAGAGTTAGAAGAAGAAAATCAAGGTCTTAAAAAGAAACGCCAAGATCTCCAAGCTCAAATGTCCAAAGACCAAGGAAGTTTGATGGATCTGACGAATCTGATAAGTGATTTAGAACAAAAATTAGCCCTATCAAAACTGGAGTCCGAGCAAGTAGCCCTCAATCAACAAGAAGCACAAGCCCGTTTGGCGACTTTGGAAGACAAGAGAAAGGCGCTAAGTAAGGAAAAGGTTGAAAAAGAAGCGAACCTGGAACAGTTAGAGGAAAGTCTAGCTGAAAACAACAAGGAACTCAATCGTTTAGAAGCGGAGTTGTTGGCATTTTCAGATGATCCTGACCAAATGATCGAGCTCCTGCGTGAACGTTTTGTTGCGCTTTTACAAGAAGAAGCGGATGTCTCAAACCAACTGACCCGCATCGAGAATGAGTTGGAAAACAGCCGTCAGCTGTCTCAAAAACAAGCAGATCAACTTGAGAAATTGAAAGAACAGCTTGCTACAGCTAAAGAGAAGGCTAGTCAGCAAAAAGACGAGCTTGAAACCGCCAAGGAGCAGGTTCAGAAATTATTGGCAGACTACCAAGCCAGTGCCAAGGAACAAGAGGAACAGAAAGTTTCTTACCAAGCCCAGCAGAGCCAACTCTTTGACCGTCTGGATAGTCTCAAAAATAAGCAGGCTAGAGCCCAAAGTTTGGAAAACATCCTTAGGAATCATAGTAACTTTTACGCAGGTGTTAAGAGTGTTCTCCAAGAAAAAGACCGCCTAGGTGGGATTATTGGTGCAGTTAGTGAACATTTGACCTTTGATGTGCGTTATCAAACTGCGTTGGAGATTGCACTTGGAGCTAGCAGTCAGCACATCATCGTAGAAGATGAGAACGCGGCGACTAAGGCTATTGATTTCCTCAAGCGCAACAGAGCCGGTCGTGCAACCTTCCTTCCATTGACAACGATCAAGGCTCGTACGATTTCTAGTCAGAATCAGGATGCTATCGCATCAAGTCCAGGCTTCCTTGGTATGGCTGATGACTTGGTGTCGTTTGACAAGAGACTAGAAGCCATTTTCAAGAACTTGCTAGCTACGACAGCGATTTTTGATACTGTAGAACATGCGAGTGCCGCAGCTCGTCAAGTTCGCTATCAGGTTCGCATGGTGACGCTTGATGGTACCGAATTGCGCACAGGTGGTTCCTACGCGGGGGGTGCCAATCGTCAAAATAACAGTATCTTCATCAAGCCAGAGCTGGAGCAATTACAAAAAGAAATTGCTAAAGAAGAAGCTGACTTGCGGTCAGAAGAAGCGAGTTTGAAGACCTTGCAAGATGAGATGGCGGTATTGGCAGAAAGATTAGAAGCTATCAAATCTCAGGGTGAGCAAGCTCGTATCCATGAGCAAGGCTTGTACCTCTCCTATCAACAAACCAATCAGCAAGTGGAAGAGTTAGAGACTCTTTGGAAACTTCAAGAAGAGGAATTAAATCGCCTATCTGAAGGAGATTGGCAAGCAGACAAGGAAAAATGCCAAGAGCGCCTTGCCAGCATTGCCAGTGAAAAGCAAAATCTGGAAGCTGAGATTGAAGAGATTAAGTCTAACAAAAATGCTATTCAAGAACGCTATCAAAACTTGCAGGAACAGATTTCTCAAGCGCGCTTGCTTAAGTCCGAACTGCAAGGACAAAAGCGGTACGAAGTGACTGATATAGAACGCTTAGGTAAGGAACTAGATAGCCTCAATCTCGAACAAAAGGAAATTCAGCGCCTTCTCCAAGAAAAGGTTGATAATCTTGAGAAGGTTGATACGGATTTGCTAAGCCAGCAGGTGGAAGAGGCCAAAACTCAGAAAGCCAATCTTCAACAAGGTCTGATTCGCAAGCAGTTTGAGTTGGATGATATCGAGGGTCAACTGGATGATATTGCCAGCCATTTGAATCAGGCTCGCCAGCAGAATGAGGAGTGGATTCGCAAGCAAACACGTGCTGAAGCTAAGAAAGAAAAGGTCAGCGAACGCTTGCGCTATCTACAAGCTCAATTAACAGACCAGTACCAGATCAGCTACACAGAGGCACTAGAAAAGGCTCATGTACTGGAAGACCTAACTCTGGCAGAGCAAGAGGTTAAGGATTTGGAGAAGTCTATTCGCTCACTGGGTCCTGTCAACTTGGACGCTATAGACCAGTATGAAGAAGTTCACAACCGTCTGGATTTCCTCAATAGCCAACGGGATGATATTTTGTCTGCGAAAAACCTGCTCCTTGAGACCATCACAGAGATGAATGATGAGGTTAAGGAACGCTTCAAATCAACCTTTGAGGCGATTCGTGAGTCCTTTAAAGTGACCTTTAGACAGATGTTTGGCGGTGGTCAGGCAGACTTGATATTGACTGAGGGTGACCTTTTAACAGCTGGTGTGGAGATTTCTGTCCAACCACCAGGTAAGAAAATTCAGTCACTCAACCTCATGAGTGGTGGTGAAAAAGCCCTATCGGCCTTGGCCTTATTGTTCTCTATCATTCGAGTCAAAACTATTCCTTTTGTTATCTTGGATGAGGTAGAGGCGGCACTAGACGAAGCCAATGTTAAACGTTTTGGGGATTACCTCAATCGCTTTGACAAGGATAGTCAGTTTATCGTTGTGACCCACCGTAAGGGAACAATGGCGGCAGCAGACTCTATCTATGGGGTTACCATGCAAGAATCAGGTGTTTCTAAGATTGTTTCGGTTAAGTTAAAAGACTTGGAAGAAACAGTAGACTAG
- the rnc gene encoding ribonuclease III has protein sequence MKELQTVLKDRFAIEFADKKLLETAFTHTSYANEHRLLKISHNERLEFLGDAVLQLLISEYLYKKYPKKPEGDLSKLRAMIVREESLAGFARDCQFDQFIKLGKGEEKSGGRNRDTILGDAFEAFLGALLLDKDVARVKEFIYQVMIPKVEAGDFEMIKDYKTHLQELLQVNGDVDIRYQVTSETGPAHDKIFDVEVLVEGKSIGKGQGRSKKLAEQEAAKNAVEKGLDSCI, from the coding sequence ATGAAAGAATTACAAACTGTACTGAAAGACCGTTTTGCAATCGAATTTGCAGATAAAAAGCTACTAGAAACTGCCTTTACTCATACGAGTTATGCTAATGAGCATCGCCTCTTAAAAATTTCACACAATGAGCGCTTGGAATTTTTAGGAGACGCTGTTCTGCAATTATTGATTTCAGAATATCTGTATAAAAAATATCCTAAGAAACCAGAGGGCGATTTGTCCAAGCTCCGTGCTATGATTGTCCGTGAGGAGAGTTTGGCTGGTTTTGCGCGTGATTGCCAGTTTGATCAGTTTATCAAGCTAGGAAAAGGGGAAGAAAAGTCTGGTGGGCGCAATCGTGACACCATTCTTGGCGATGCCTTTGAAGCCTTTCTGGGAGCATTGCTTTTAGACAAGGATGTTGCTAGAGTAAAAGAGTTCATCTATCAAGTCATGATCCCCAAGGTTGAAGCAGGTGACTTTGAAATGATTAAGGATTATAAGACACACCTGCAAGAGCTACTCCAGGTCAATGGCGATGTGGATATTCGTTACCAGGTGACCTCTGAAACGGGACCTGCTCATGATAAGATTTTTGATGTAGAAGTCCTGGTTGAAGGCAAGAGTATTGGAAAAGGCCAAGGGCGTTCTAAAAAATTAGCTGAGCAAGAGGCCGCAAAAAATGCAGTTGAGAAAGGGCTGGATTCATGTATTTAA
- a CDS encoding GMP reductase — MLNEFPIFDYEDIQLIPNKCVIKSRAEADTSVTLGNHTFKLPVVPANMQTILDENVAEQLAKGGYFYIMHRFDEAGRIPFIKRMHVQGLIASISVGVKDYEYDFVSQLKADAPEYITIDIAHGHADSVISMIQHIKKELPDTFVIAGNVGTPEAVRELENAGADATKVGIGPGKVCITKVKTGFGTGGWQLAALRWCAKAARKPIIADGGIRTHGDIAKSIRFGASMVMIGSLFAGHIESPGKTIEVDGEQFKEYYGSASQYQKGAYKNVEGKRILLPAKGYLQDTLTEMEQDLQSAISYAGGRKVADLKHVDYVIVKNSIWNGDASH; from the coding sequence ATGTTAAATGAATTTCCAATTTTTGATTACGAAGATATTCAGTTGATCCCTAATAAATGTGTCATTAAAAGCCGTGCAGAAGCGGATACAAGTGTCACACTTGGAAATCACACTTTCAAACTACCTGTTGTACCAGCCAACATGCAGACGATTTTGGATGAGAATGTCGCAGAGCAACTGGCTAAAGGCGGATACTTCTACATTATGCACCGTTTTGATGAGGCGGGACGCATTCCTTTTATCAAACGCATGCACGTTCAAGGGCTCATTGCTTCCATTTCTGTTGGTGTCAAGGATTACGAGTATGACTTTGTTAGCCAGCTCAAAGCTGATGCTCCGGAATATATCACGATTGATATTGCTCATGGTCATGCAGATAGTGTGATTTCAATGATTCAGCACATCAAGAAAGAATTGCCAGATACTTTTGTCATTGCTGGAAATGTGGGAACACCAGAAGCTGTACGTGAATTGGAAAATGCAGGTGCGGATGCTACCAAGGTTGGAATTGGTCCTGGTAAGGTTTGTATCACCAAGGTTAAGACTGGTTTTGGTACAGGTGGTTGGCAGTTGGCAGCACTACGCTGGTGTGCTAAGGCAGCTCGTAAACCAATCATCGCTGATGGTGGGATTCGTACTCATGGCGATATTGCCAAGTCTATCCGTTTCGGTGCTAGCATGGTTATGATTGGTTCTCTTTTTGCAGGACATATCGAAAGCCCAGGAAAGACGATTGAAGTCGACGGCGAACAGTTCAAAGAATACTATGGTTCAGCTTCACAATACCAAAAAGGAGCTTATAAAAACGTGGAGGGAAAACGCATCTTACTTCCTGCAAAAGGGTATTTGCAAGATACCCTTACCGAGATGGAGCAGGATCTGCAGAGTGCCATTTCCTACGCAGGTGGACGCAAGGTTGCCGACCTTAAACATGTTGATTATGTGATCGTGAAAAACTCTATCTGGAACGGAGATGCGTCCCACTAA
- a CDS encoding bifunctional riboflavin kinase/FAD synthetase, with translation MITTVPIKNEKDIAVPGKTVLVLGYFDGIHKGHQKLFEVASKASMKDYLPVVVMTFTESPKLALQPYQPELMLHIVNHEEREHKMKWHGVEALFLLDFSSKFASLTGQEFFDTYVRALKPAIIVAGFDYTFGSDKKTADDLKDYFDGEIIIVPPVEDEKGKISSTRIRQAILDGDVKEVNHLLGTPLPTRGMVVHGNARGRTIGYPTANLVLRDRTYMPADGVYVVDVEVQRQRYRGMASVGKNVTFDGEEPRFEVNIFDFSDDIYGETVMVYWLDRVRDMVKFDSIDELVDQLQKDEEIARNWKDGDSVIQGSQV, from the coding sequence ATGATTACAACAGTACCTATTAAGAACGAAAAAGACATTGCAGTACCGGGGAAAACAGTCCTTGTCCTAGGTTATTTTGATGGCATCCACAAGGGGCATCAGAAACTTTTTGAAGTGGCCAGTAAGGCTTCGATGAAGGATTATTTGCCAGTTGTCGTGATGACCTTTACGGAGTCGCCAAAACTTGCCTTACAACCTTATCAACCTGAGCTCATGCTTCACATCGTCAATCACGAGGAACGGGAGCACAAGATGAAGTGGCACGGAGTAGAGGCTCTTTTCTTACTGGATTTTAGTAGCAAATTTGCTAGTTTAACGGGTCAAGAATTCTTTGATACTTATGTTAGAGCTTTAAAACCAGCCATTATCGTAGCGGGATTTGATTACACGTTTGGCTCAGATAAGAAAACCGCAGATGACCTGAAGGATTATTTTGATGGAGAGATTATCATTGTTCCTCCGGTCGAGGACGAAAAGGGCAAGATTAGTTCCACACGGATTCGTCAAGCTATTCTTGATGGAGATGTCAAGGAAGTCAACCATCTACTAGGCACACCTCTCCCAACCCGTGGCATGGTCGTTCATGGAAATGCCCGTGGGCGTACTATCGGTTATCCAACAGCCAATCTGGTCCTCAGAGATCGAACTTATATGCCGGCAGATGGTGTCTATGTAGTCGATGTCGAAGTGCAACGTCAGAGATATCGTGGAATGGCAAGTGTTGGAAAAAATGTTACCTTTGATGGAGAAGAGCCACGTTTTGAAGTCAACATTTTTGACTTTTCAGATGATATTTATGGTGAGACAGTCATGGTCTACTGGCTGGACCGTGTCCGTGATATGGTCAAATTTGACTCCATCGACGAGCTCGTAGACCAACTCCAGAAAGACGAAGAAATTGCTCGGAACTGGAAGGATGGAGATTCTGTCATTCAAGGGTCTCAGGTATAG
- a CDS encoding tetratricopeptide repeat protein: MNQAWDLLFEGKINEAKKLVEADFLLETCTDFSLLNLMGYIYLEEQKYNECLSIYQRYIDLARTKSDPENEHIGYHQLAMVYREMNEFQTALFYIEREQKVIEEAFTEDTLKSSVNNYEQGYLRLKLGKVAEAFMYMEQSLKQALQTDDLIAQACAYRGLGEIGSIQNPEESHENFLQAIVLFEKAGDQIGAQEVRKLLNNKK; encoded by the coding sequence ATGAATCAAGCATGGGATTTATTGTTTGAGGGTAAGATTAATGAGGCTAAAAAATTAGTTGAAGCTGATTTTTTATTGGAAACTTGCACAGATTTTAGTTTGTTAAATTTGATGGGGTATATTTATCTTGAAGAGCAAAAATACAACGAGTGCTTAAGTATCTATCAGCGTTACATTGACTTAGCACGAACTAAAAGCGACCCAGAAAATGAACATATAGGCTATCATCAGTTAGCCATGGTTTATCGTGAAATGAATGAATTTCAAACAGCCCTTTTCTATATCGAAAGAGAGCAAAAAGTCATTGAAGAAGCTTTTACAGAGGATACCCTCAAATCTTCTGTTAACAATTATGAGCAAGGTTATTTACGATTAAAGTTAGGAAAAGTAGCAGAAGCATTCATGTATATGGAACAGTCCTTAAAACAAGCTTTGCAAACAGATGATTTGATTGCCCAAGCTTGTGCCTATAGAGGTTTAGGAGAGATTGGTTCGATACAAAATCCTGAAGAATCACATGAAAATTTTTTACAAGCTATCGTTCTTTTTGAAAAGGCAGGCGATCAGATTGGTGCTCAAGAGGTTAGAAAATTGCTAAATAATAAAAAGTAG
- a CDS encoding McrB family protein gives MDKRKVSLEDFYAWYQENKIRLREDAFKYSVHNEKLREEFLKEWPLDRILTMSIDEYVIGKGAKSNSFCYALEIGKYQSLFMGIGGGGSSKFGIYWNEDTKSYKNQANKIIPESELEDRFNKLKSDLYEIIQAGRMLDFNNPIFDMKQSKNEFIRRSAVVTKLLCIYSENPSFLGVNMNSQNEFWNRLIPQSNQGGPYRQNHEICKLFSKTYPELESSMLGSILFEYSKDFIDSDNKQGEKEMSEQNNIHHPLSNILLQSKNLILRGAPGTGKTYLAKEIAAELTGGNEDQIGFVQFHPSYDYTDFVEGLRPVSNGDGAIEFRLQDGIFKDFCQKAKEAQLIGGQDNFDEAWDSYLEYINVAEEKEYITKTSYLSVNSRQNLSVNYDSGVPGWSLPRKYVYELYKDKNYNKQEYYKSGGRTVLEILRKRFGLKEYLSPTEVDTDKKFVFIIDEINRGEISKIFGELFFSIDPGYRGEKGSVSTQYANLHETDEKFYIPENVYIIGTMNDIDRSVDTFDFAMRRRFRFVEVTAESQVAMLDKELGIHAEEAKTRLRNLNVAIENVQELNSHYHIGPSYFRNLKELDYDYELLWSDYLKPLLEDYLRGSYEEDEILNTLKKAYDLTNQQDIGDDDAVN, from the coding sequence ATGGATAAAAGAAAGGTTAGCTTGGAAGATTTTTATGCTTGGTATCAAGAAAATAAAATAAGATTAAGAGAAGATGCATTTAAATATAGTGTTCACAATGAAAAATTACGTGAAGAATTTCTTAAAGAATGGCCACTTGATAGAATTTTAACCATGTCTATCGATGAATACGTCATTGGGAAAGGTGCTAAAAGTAATTCTTTTTGCTATGCTCTTGAGATAGGAAAGTACCAATCATTATTTATGGGGATTGGTGGAGGAGGTTCTTCAAAATTTGGTATTTATTGGAATGAGGATACCAAAAGCTATAAGAATCAAGCAAATAAAATCATTCCAGAATCAGAACTAGAAGACCGATTTAACAAATTAAAATCGGATTTGTATGAGATCATCCAAGCTGGTAGAATGTTGGATTTCAATAATCCTATCTTTGACATGAAACAGTCAAAGAATGAATTTATTAGGCGTTCTGCAGTGGTAACAAAACTACTTTGTATTTATTCTGAGAATCCTTCTTTTTTAGGAGTAAATATGAATAGTCAAAATGAATTTTGGAATAGGTTGATTCCCCAAAGCAATCAAGGAGGGCCCTATCGTCAGAATCATGAGATTTGTAAACTGTTTTCTAAAACATATCCTGAACTAGAATCTTCAATGTTGGGTAGTATTTTATTTGAATATTCAAAAGATTTTATAGACAGTGATAATAAGCAAGGAGAGAAAGAAATGTCTGAACAAAATAATATTCATCATCCCTTGAGTAATATCTTGTTACAATCCAAAAACCTCATCCTCCGTGGTGCTCCTGGCACAGGAAAAACTTATCTTGCTAAAGAAATTGCGGCAGAGCTAACGGGTGGTAATGAAGATCAAATCGGCTTTGTACAGTTTCACCCATCTTATGATTATACGGATTTTGTAGAGGGTTTGAGACCGGTATCAAATGGCGATGGAGCTATTGAGTTTAGGCTACAGGATGGTATTTTTAAAGATTTTTGTCAGAAAGCAAAAGAAGCCCAATTGATTGGAGGACAAGATAATTTTGATGAAGCTTGGGATTCTTACTTAGAATATATAAATGTTGCTGAAGAAAAAGAATATATAACAAAAACATCTTACTTATCTGTCAATAGTAGACAAAATTTGTCAGTAAATTATGATAGTGGTGTTCCAGGATGGTCACTACCTCGCAAATATGTTTACGAGTTGTATAAAGATAAAAATTATAATAAGCAAGAATACTACAAAAGTGGTGGAAGAACTGTCCTAGAAATATTGAGAAAGAGATTTGGTCTGAAAGAATACCTTTCTCCAACAGAGGTTGACACAGACAAGAAATTCGTTTTCATCATCGATGAGATCAATCGTGGGGAGATTTCTAAAATTTTTGGCGAACTCTTTTTCTCTATCGACCCTGGTTATCGTGGTGAAAAGGGAAGTGTTTCTACCCAATATGCCAATCTACACGAAACTGATGAAAAGTTTTATATCCCTGAAAATGTCTACATCATCGGAACTATGAATGATATTGATCGTTCAGTGGATACCTTTGATTTTGCTATGCGTCGTCGTTTTCGTTTTGTTGAAGTTACTGCTGAAAGTCAAGTTGCTATGTTGGATAAAGAACTGGGTATTCATGCTGAAGAAGCTAAAACTCGACTAAGGAACTTGAATGTTGCTATCGAAAATGTTCAGGAGCTAAACAGTCATTATCATATCGGACCAAGTTATTTCCGTAATTTAAAAGAATTGGATTATGATTATGAATTACTCTGGTCTGATTATCTCAAACCACTTTTGGAAGATTACTTGCGTGGTTCTTATGAAGAAGACGAAATACTGAATACTTTGAAAAAAGCATATGATTTGACAAATCAGCAAGATATTGGTGATGACGATGCAGTTAACTGA
- a CDS encoding McrC family protein: MQLTDNQQALNKEEFITEYPKISQVLLDRTLDNLSQEDSIFIFPNDLKNSPDLDKDQKILETVNQKIKTGNVIGFLGCGQERLTISSRFSSKSDDYFLHYLLQKVLNINLTSLDVGLSREERLYQLLIYLFPKYLQVALRKGLYKEYQRFSHNDSHVKGVIDVRNHLKKNLPFMGNVAYTTREFTYDNPLMQLIRHTIEYIKNQKGIGQGVFDNLLTSRENVSEIVRVTPSYKLANRAKIIRMNKIKPIRHAYFREYRKLQELCLMILNREKHGLGYQEQKIHGILFDVAWLWEEYVHTLLPKDFIHPRNKDKTDGISVFSNRERKVFPDFYHKELKIVLDAKYKELEFTEKGINREDLFQLISYSYILKAEKAGLVFPSKDKVIDIEIGKLAGYGALLKKWSIRIPQNASSYSAFCEMMENSEENFKALIDEEVGRN, translated from the coding sequence ATGCAGTTAACTGACAATCAACAGGCCTTAAACAAAGAAGAGTTTATCACAGAATATCCTAAAATTAGTCAAGTTCTTTTAGATAGAACTCTAGATAATCTTTCTCAAGAAGATAGTATCTTTATATTTCCAAACGACCTGAAAAATTCTCCTGATTTGGATAAGGACCAAAAGATTTTGGAAACAGTCAATCAGAAAATTAAAACAGGGAATGTGATTGGATTTCTGGGGTGTGGTCAGGAGAGATTAACCATTTCTTCTCGCTTTTCGAGTAAAAGTGATGACTATTTTTTGCATTATCTATTGCAGAAAGTTCTAAATATCAATCTCACTAGTTTGGATGTTGGTTTATCGCGCGAGGAAAGACTCTATCAGCTTTTAATCTACCTCTTTCCAAAGTATCTGCAAGTCGCTCTCCGAAAAGGTCTTTATAAGGAATACCAAAGATTTTCTCATAACGATAGTCATGTAAAGGGAGTGATTGATGTAAGAAATCATCTCAAGAAAAACCTTCCTTTTATGGGAAATGTTGCCTACACAACGAGAGAATTCACCTATGATAATCCCCTCATGCAGTTGATCCGTCACACTATTGAATACATTAAAAACCAGAAAGGCATTGGTCAAGGAGTATTTGATAATCTCTTAACTAGTCGTGAAAATGTATCTGAAATCGTGCGTGTAACGCCCTCTTATAAACTAGCTAATCGTGCCAAGATTATCAGAATGAATAAAATCAAACCTATTCGACACGCCTATTTCAGAGAGTATAGAAAGTTACAGGAGCTTTGCCTGATGATCCTAAATAGAGAGAAGCATGGGTTAGGATATCAAGAGCAAAAAATCCATGGTATTCTTTTTGATGTTGCTTGGCTTTGGGAAGAATATGTTCATACCTTGTTGCCAAAAGATTTCATCCATCCACGAAATAAGGATAAGACGGACGGAATTTCAGTATTTTCTAATCGTGAAAGAAAAGTATTTCCAGATTTTTATCATAAAGAGTTAAAAATAGTTTTAGATGCTAAATATAAAGAACTGGAGTTCACTGAAAAAGGAATCAACCGTGAGGACTTATTCCAGCTGATTTCCTATTCTTATATTTTAAAAGCTGAGAAAGCTGGTCTTGTTTTTCCGAGCAAGGACAAGGTTATTGATATTGAAATAGGAAAGCTAGCAGGTTATGGAGCTTTGTTGAAGAAGTGGTCTATTCGAATACCTCAGAATGCCTCATCCTATAGTGCATTTTGTGAAATGATGGAAAATTCAGAAGAAAATTTTAAAGCGCTTATTGATGAAGAAGTGGGGAGAAACTAA
- a CDS encoding nucleotidyltransferase domain-containing protein — protein sequence MQTQEEMNVLVPEKLAEIERDHGIRVLWAIESGSRAWGFESPDSDFDVRFIYKHKQDFYLRLNEQRDVIELPIDDTWDVSGWDLDKTLKLLYKSNPTLFEWLQSPIIYQQTDFIDRIRPLANQYFSEKKMLYHYLNTARTQMNKYLSGDKVKPKKYFYALRPILACRWIEKYHSVPPILFDDLVKELLPDEMKEHVSRLLDIKVKGPEGMEIDPIMPIQYYIIKNIKELDAYVQSVSEEKKDWRALNQFFLEELEHD from the coding sequence ATGCAAACGCAAGAAGAAATGAATGTTCTGGTACCGGAAAAATTAGCAGAAATTGAGCGTGATCATGGTATCAGAGTTTTATGGGCTATTGAATCTGGTAGTCGTGCTTGGGGATTTGAGTCTCCTGATAGTGACTTTGATGTGCGATTTATCTACAAACACAAGCAGGATTTTTATCTCCGTTTGAATGAACAGCGTGATGTTATCGAGCTACCAATTGACGATACTTGGGATGTGAGTGGCTGGGATTTAGACAAGACTTTAAAACTCCTTTACAAGTCTAACCCTACACTATTTGAATGGTTACAGTCTCCAATTATTTATCAACAAACGGATTTTATTGATCGCATACGTCCACTTGCCAACCAGTATTTTTCTGAGAAAAAAATGCTGTATCATTACTTGAATACTGCTAGAACTCAAATGAATAAGTATCTTTCAGGAGACAAGGTCAAACCTAAAAAGTATTTCTATGCGCTGCGTCCTATTTTGGCCTGTCGTTGGATTGAAAAATACCATTCTGTTCCTCCAATTTTATTTGACGATTTGGTCAAAGAATTGCTTCCTGATGAGATGAAAGAGCATGTATCAAGATTGCTTGATATCAAGGTAAAGGGACCTGAGGGTATGGAAATTGATCCGATTATGCCGATCCAATACTACATCATCAAAAATATCAAAGAGTTGGATGCATACGTTCAAAGTGTTAGTGAGGAAAAGAAAGACTGGAGAGCTCTAAATCAATTTTTCCTTGAAGAATTAGAGCACGACTGA